A region from the Lolium perenne isolate Kyuss_39 chromosome 4, Kyuss_2.0, whole genome shotgun sequence genome encodes:
- the LOC127296229 gene encoding uncharacterized protein codes for MPPRLSLLRRLSTGRDTNLATLLAVLRSPQASSTPLPHALSRAFPSPSDAFPLHTLPDLLPRLPSPLLSLRFLLWRLPPSPPLPSPHTLSSVAASLPDLPSAVPLLLSSSQRPLPLPHYALLLAISAHAGLFPVSLAILRHMRSFTISPDVACFHSALRVAGSPGDVSAVLDIMSTSGVDPTVPLIVTAVHKLAHGGDFEGARCLIDKMPEFGCVANVVVYTALFDGMRAFGDVDAAMGLLEEMEGGGLGAGCAPNVVSYTCLVKCLCERGRMVEALSVLDRMVARGVMPNRVFVRTLVDGFCTAGGDGSLDSAYDVVERLVVDGALSSGQCYNVLLVALSGAGMAGEAEGLAQRMMKKGVQLSPLGGSAMVRELCRGKRWLDACYWLRLMDDDGVLCDSDVYASVLLGLSEEGHVLEASALARKVIDRGILIKSPCADCLVQLLRQHGDEELASHILGLRRSPEGMSH; via the coding sequence ATGCCGCCGCGCCTatcgctcctccgccgcctctccACCGGCCGGGACACCAACCTCGCCaccctcctcgccgtcctccgGTCGCCGCAGGCTTCATCTACGCCGCTCCCGCACGCCCTCTCCCGCGCCTTCCCGTCTCCGTCGGACGCGTTCCCCCTCCACACGCTCCCCGATCTCCTCCCGCGACTCCCCTCCCCGCTCCTCTCCCTCCGGTTCCTCCTCTGGCGTCTGCCCCCTTCCCCGCCGCTCCCCTCCCCGCACACCCTCTCCTCGGtcgccgcctcgctcccggacctCCCCTCCGCCGTgcccctcctcctctcctcctcccagCGCCCGCTGCCCCTCCCGCACTACGCCCTCCTCCTCGCCATCTCCGCCCATGCCGGCCTCTTCCCCGTCTCCCTTGCCATCCTCCGCCACATGCGCTCCTTCACCATCTCGCCCGACGTGGCCTGCTTccactccgccctccgcgtcgcggGCTCGCCCGGCGACGTCTCCGCCGTTCTCGACATCATGTCCACATCCGGCGTCGACCCGACCGTCCCCCTCATAGTGACCGCGGTGCATAAGCTGGCACACGGGGGCGACTTCGAAGGCGCCCGCTGCCTGATCGACAAAATGCCCGAGTTTGGGTGCGTGGCCAATGTGGTGGTTTACACCGCTTTGTTCGACGGGATGCGCGCGTTCGGAGACGTGGATGCCGCGATGGGGCTGCTCGAGGAGATGGAAGGCGGCGGGCTGGGTGCCGGGTGTGCGCCCAACGTGGTGTCCTACACGTGTTTGGTGAAATGCCTCTGCGAAAGGGGGAGAATGGTGGAGGCTCTGAGCGTGCTGGATAGGATGGTGGCTAGAGGGGTGATGCCGAACCGCGTTTTTGTGCGGACGCTGGTCGATGGGTTTTGCACCGCCGGAGGGGATGGCTCGCTTGACAGCGCGTATGATGTGGTGGAGCGTTTGGTCGTCGACGGAGCTTTGTCGAGCGGGCAGTGCTATAATGTCCTTCTGGTTGCCTTGTCCGGGGCTGGGATGGCAGGGGAAGCTGAAGGGCTCGCACAGAGGATGATGAAGAAAGGGGTGCAGCTGAGCCCGCTCGGGGGAAGCGCAATGGTGAGGGAGCTCTGCAGGGGCAAAAGGTGGCTGGATGCTTGCTATTGGTTGAGACTGATGGATGACGATGGGGTGCTCTGCGACTCTGATGTTTATGCTAGTGTGTTGCTTGGGCTGTCTGAGGAGGGTCATGTCCTTGAAGCGTCGGCGTTGGCGAGGAAGGTCATCGATAGGGGAATACTCATTAAATCTCCATGCGCTGATTGTTTGGTGCAGTTACTGAGGCAGCATGGTGATGAGGAGCTAGCATCACATATATTAGGACTGAGGAGATCCCCTGAAGGGATGTCACATTGA